The genome window aggAAGTCATAAAGATATAAGATACATTTACAAATAATTGTGTTCCACAGCACAAGCATGCCTCATCCAAATCAAACATTTCATACACAAATTCTCACACGAAATGTGATGCAAATTAAATTCGTAAACCTGTATGCATGTAGTAccattttggaaaacacagtGAATGTAGCCCAGGAGTCCGTGTAGTCAACAAATAGCCACACAATGGGCAACCCGATACTATCACTCTCGTCGAGATGACACCACCGGCGTTAGAGTTTTCTGGCCTTGCAAGGATACTCCAACACATGTAATTAACATGAACTTAAAAGAGATTCCAAAGTGTTGCACCCCTAAGGTCAAAGTCATACGTCAACTCACTCATGACCTTCCCATTTAGGTTCATAAATGTCCTTCACTTTAAAAGACATATGCATAACATGATGCATGGTTCATAGACAATATGcatatgatttattttcaaattccctTGGAGATTCCTATCCCGCACGAATAGGTTCTCCTAACATTTTTCGTAACACAGACGTGTACCAAGACATATTACTTCCACATATACTCATGGACATATTGAATTCAGTCACAATATCAATCATGGGCACATTCACTTATTTACGCAACAATATCATCGCATCACTTCATTCATCAAATCATAAGTATAAAACATCATGCATCGTACTACCACTCATTATGATATCAATATTACATACTCATTTTTCCTCCTATGTTACAATGACCTTCATAGAGTATAATAATCATGTATAGAGTTGTACTAATCTTATTAAGTTGGTTCTTATCTCGTTAGAAAGATAGAACAATTATCTACAACTTCTGCATTGACCTCAAAATACCTCTAACCTCATAATTCTGACAGCTTAATCTTTGCTCACTAAAATTGCAATATCTTGAGAGGAAGACAATCTCCTGACCACTTCCAAGAACGCATTGACCCAATGATTTCATCCACCATGATCTCCACGACAACTCTTATTACGACAAAAACGTGGTTGTGAGTTAAAACACAATCTCAAGCAGTCTAAATTTTCCAAGTTTGAAAACTCAAAGgggaatataaaaatattgactgAGGGGCTTCTCACCTAATGCTAAGCCCACTTAATTCTTTGGTGCATATAAGCCTTGTTGGTCTCCTCTATATATAGGGGAAGAAGGGTTCATGAGATTATTTTATCTAATGTGAGACTTAGACTGTTTTTCATGATCAGTGGCCTACTTTGGAGTTGATTTTTTCTAAGATAGAAGTTGATTTTTGTTTCTAAGGTGTATGAATGAATTATAGCTTTTTCAGAAAACTTTCCAAAGACACAAAAAATACCTCAAACGGACAACTATAACTCAAGATATGACATGGTCTATCCATCATTGCCATCATAAAACTATCACTAGACTTAGACAACTTTTCAAGCATTTTAACTATAAGAAGTTAATCTAATACTCTTCTAAcaccaaatataatattatataatataataaagacaacaacaacaacaataataataatatacacaaAATACACACATGTATAGGAATACATTATCACAATACAAGTACATACTGAAGACAAAACcaataatatacaaataataacaacaaatatttacataaaatataacAGAAAGGTTCTAATAAGAATTCTCCTTATGGTATATTTCTAGTACTTAAAACTTGGGGTGTTACAAGTCTAAACGTAACAACATGGATAACTGATAAACACTATAAAAACTAGAGACAAACTCAACCAATAATCAACCAACGATTGTCTTGTCATATATAACGCCTTGATGGTGGTGGTTCAAAGTTATGCAAATCATGTATTATTCTTGAACGGTCTTGCGAGGATGTACAATTGACACTTTTGCATATAACTGTGTTAGTCCCTTTGATATTGGTGGTGCATTGATAGCATGTTTTGCACATGTTAGGTTgtcattttttaacttaaatgaaTCATAACAAACATGACTGTGGTGGACTCCAACAAGACGTTGATAAAATATCTTagtcacatgtttgtcatcttGTAGCAATAATAcatctttaatttttctcttcaaatgtCAAATTTTGAAGAACCAAAGTGGTGGGTTGGACACATGTAAGTGTTTGTGCTCATTAGTTCATATCTCACTCATGGTAAACAAACACAAGTGATGAATTTGTGATATTTTTAGGAGGTTTTGTCTTAAAAGCCATTTATGTGTGTAACATAACGTATTTGGTTTGTTTGTAGGTGATTCAAATTCATTGACATATAGAAGGGTATTTATAGCAAACAAGTGCAGAACATATTAACGtgaaataaataatgtattaatacaaataataataatactaaaaaaaataaaaatagagtgttatattgttgttgtcaccaatactatttaaaaatgttaaaattctaTTTGTGATATACTATGTCACAAGatagattaattgattttgttttgttttaaatgattttgtactaattattaactatttatgttatcattaataacaactttTAGAATAATATTAGTTATTCTTGTTATTGTTACTTTAAATAATCTACATTTTAAACGGATTATTAATGAGTTTTGCAACAaaaatattcaagatggataatatttcaataattatgaatgcataatttttttggtttgctCAAGACACCAAAGATCGATCTCAAAACCGAGTTAGAGAACTATCATGTTTTAgagaagttttaatttttatttttttcttttatgttcatAACTTATTCATCTTTACATTTTACAATTCAATTGAACAAAAACAATTCATCAAACttattgtataaaattttaatacttatatagactaaataaaaaattcggTGCCCTTCTAAATATGAGACCCTCGGCAATTGCCCACCTTGATTGTTCAAGagtcaagacaaaaaaaataaaaaggaaaatatgccaaaaagaattcggttgaattaaaaaaatattgttagacCTATTTTAACATAAGAAAGTCCAAGTCACACTTCTCGAAGGTTTAAAAACTCATGCAAGTTTTagtgtataataaaaaaatctaaacaaacTATTTggtcctttattttattttatttatttttaatttggtcttttatcttttaaaaagtttaatttgataaattatcttatttttttggttcaatatagtgttttatctttttcaaaaaattatttaatcctttatcttatttttcttattcagTTTGATCCTTCAATCTAAGAATGATTTcgttaatcatttaaaaattacattttttttgtttagttttctcttatttccctacatttaattttttaacaaaaaaagataattaaaataaatgattaaaataattttttaaaaagataaagaattaaaataaactaaaaaaaagataaaacaccacgttaaactttttaaaagataaataactaaattcaactaataaaataaagtaaaggaTCATATAgttctttttatgtttcaaaaAGGCCAGAAGAAGGTTTACTTACTTTAAAAATCATGTGAGCCCAGTTTGTCAAAGACCCGCAAGCCCAAACATCAGTCATCTCCTTCACAGGAATCGTAAATCAGAAATTACCTCGACTCTGCCCTGCCACGGCTGAGAAAATAGCAACGCTGAAACACGCTCGTCTCCACGATCCTGCGATCCAGCGCGGCGTGTCCAGTGATTCCGCTCTACGACAAGTCTGCGCAGGGTGAAGAATCGCGCGATTCGTCTGAAAATCGCGATTCATGCACGATTCATCCCCGATACAGAGATTCAACCACGGTCCAGGAACAAAAGCGAGACAACCTCCGATTGGTATCGGTAGCAGCTGGAATCGTATCCAATCGTGCGATACGTATCGTGACTCGTACGATACTAACTACCATGCTTTGGAGACTAAATTGATGGTTTACTCTTTTTATGCATTATATAATTTGCAAAAAACTAGGTCATGGAAGACCAAGTGATGAACATGTGTCTGGTGTTTGTTTCATTCCAACTAATAATTATGCTAACGcatagaaatttaattgaggcAACCATTTGAAAAGGCCAATCAAGCAGTTTTATTAGAAGTGAAAGTTTTTGCATTGATGTGGAATTGGAATTTTTAGTATTTACATTCACGGTGGAtcaaatttactttaaaatcttTCTGAGGTCATACGGGTCTTGCAATgccattatatatttttttgatgcTCGTAACATAGTTTTAACTTCACTACTTGTATATAGTTGTTCACTTGGAAGATAAGGTTGGTTGGGatcttaagaaaaaaagaaaaggggaaagataaaaagaaatggGGAAAGATAGTGGGTTCGATCCCTAttgacaaaaattaacaaactaacaattaatgttttcctataaaaaaaaatagttgttcaCTTCAACTGGCTTCAAGATGTATGTGTTgatatcatttttgttttcgtTCTTATTCTGCAGTTATTATTGGTTGGCAATGCAAGAtccaaggaagaagaaaaacttaACCCAAAAGGCATCTTTATTTCAGTTGCAAGCGAATGGTGTCAAGGAAGATGGACAGACATCTCTGTCTTTAAAATCAAGACAGAAGGGTTCCAAGAGACACTTGATGACTGAAGTCTCACCACCTTTTCAGAAACAAGAAGGTTCCAATTCAGATTCGTTGCCTGACTCCTCTGCAGCTGGAAATGAGTACCGTGCATTGAGGAGAAAGTATATGCTGCTGGAGGATGAGAGCTTTGCATTAGGGAAAGAGGTAAGAGAGGTTGAAGATGAGGTAAAAACCCTTGAAGATGAAAAGTTTGCACTGTTGGATCAGCTTATTGTAATGGAAGGCCTTGTTGATCCAACGGAGAAGCACTCTTAGTGTTTGCAACTATGTTGACACTCTGTATGTCATTTCATCTCCTGATTTCATACCTATATGTGTAATATAATGCCTAAAATAGAAGTGTCAGTGTTGGCTCCTTTTGTCTAGCTCTAGAAATTGGATGATAAAAATCATTTGTAGAGATTTTAAGTTGAAATTCCATCGTTGTTTAGGTCGCAGGCTAAATACTTTAATAATTATGTCTTTAATCATAGTAAACTGTTCATATTTCTTGTTCACTATGTTATAGTTTTCTATGAATTGTGATATGCATTGTACTGTTTTATACGGCAGCAAGATTCTGTCGTTGGACAATGAACTTTTGGTTCAATTATACATCCAAGTTTACTGCCGAAGGCTTGTTTTCATTTCTGATATGTACAGAATTTTACTATTTGAGTATTCTGCAGCTAAATTGAAGCATACACCAGTGATGAGGAGATAAAATATGATTTCTAACAAGTAAATAGGGATGGCTTTGCCGTGCTTATGTGTAATAGCTGAGAGTTTAGTTGCAAATTAACGGTAACAAAGTGCATGTATTTCATGCTAATGATTCCGAAACACGACTGATCATGATTAGCTTTTTAGTTTCTAGACAAAGTAGTGCAGGGTTGCCCGTTCAAATCTAACTGAATGCTTATGATGTCATTGCATGATAGATTGCTTGTGTGTATGTTGAAGAAAAATTACACTTTCCAATGTAAAAACGTAGAAGTTACAAGACACTTGCTTTGGATTCAAAGGTTGTTTGAGGCTGGTGaactttaaaacaaacacaCTATGCAAGTCGGAAGAGATTATATAACAACGGAAATTGGGGATTGAGATTACTCTTTTACTGCCTAGTTTCCATTTTGCTTGTTGATATAGGTAACTTAACTAGGAAAATAAGGCAACTTCAATCCATAGCATACATGGGAAGTATCTAACGGATGTAAGGAAAGAAAATATCGAGACTAAAGATCTAAAAGTTTCTTGAAACTGGATGGAGAATTTGACCAAAATATAATGAACCTCACCGTAGCTTAAAGCTTCATAACTGATATTGGAGTACCCAAGCATATCTCATATACTTTTTGAGCACCCAATCCATTGACCTTGGCCATGTATTCTGATTTGATCACGATGGGTGCTTTAATATATAAAGGTATGATAAGAATACTTTGCCCTTCAATTGTCTCAGGCCGCCAAACTACTCAAAAGAGTTTTATCCTATCAATAATGAACATGTGAAGATATTTGTGTCCGTGAGCTACGTTTTTATGTCAAACTACTCAGAAGAGTGTATGTCCTTCAATCGTCTCAGGCCGACAAACCAGAAGAGTTTATGCTATCAATAATGAATATGCGAAGATATAAGGTGACTTGCAATaattagtatattaaaaaagatCAAGGAAATGAGggattccttttctttttaaatattgttcAAAGAATATGAGAGATGTTATCATGTTAATAATTCCACAATTAAACTAGCGCTTCAGTGAgcaaaatatgttttgatttgccttttaaataaataatacctATTTACTTATTCATTACATTTTTTTCGAGATATTAAACCGATGACCATACTTTCTTAACATCCTTTTTGGGTGGAGGAAAAGACAGATAGAACACCAAAGTTATGCATGGCAAGTGCTGACTAACCTACATAACAAAATTCTGCAGTGATAAGTGATAATTGACAAATAGTGACAATGAATTTGAGAGTACTGTCATGGcatcaaaatatcatttattcaATTCTGTGTTTGATATCCCAGACTGCCCCAAGCATATAACTATAACGTAAGTTTGGAAGTGATCATTTAGGTTGCATCCGGATTTCACTGAGAATAGTTGTTCTAGTCTTAGTTACGATAGGGATCTCACGGCTCCTAAGCATATATACATAATTACAAGCATTGTTATCTCACCAACCCATGACTTGCTGGTGCAACCTTAACAACTAAAGGACTCGTGACCTGTGTTCTTCCATTCTTCCATGACAAGAACCCGAATGCATAGCCCTTTGAGGGAGCAGCCACTTTGAAATTCACAGTGAACTTGATCTTCTGTCCTATTCTTGTGAAGACTAACCGATTTGGCACAACAGTAACATTAACTCCAGTAGGAGACACCACTACAGCTTTATATATACTTCTTGCTTTTCCAACATTAGTCACAACTCGAGTTACCGAAAAGTTGTCTTCAAGATTTGGCACTGCAATAGATGGATAGTTGAGGTCAGATGGTGTTTTGAATGCCCTATCACATGTGCTGTTGTCCTTTGTGACAAGGTGGAGTGACCTCTCATCATAACCAAGTGAACAAAGGAACGCAACAAAATCTTCTGGATTCGAATCATATACAAGACCAGGATCCAGAACTCTTGAGGGGTTCACAAACCCTGATCCATAATCAAATGCATTAGCCCTTCTTCTATCAGGATCTGCTCTAATGGGTTGGTGGTGCTTATCCAAAATTGTTGCTGCACATTGAACTTACTGTTAGTTTTTGAGTGGTGGTGCTCAGTATCTATATTTAGGCATTAAGTGACAATTTAATGTAGTGAGAagctttattttaatgtttgttaAGTAGAATCTTAGACAAACTGCATTGGGTAATTAATATACACcactatatatatgtaaaacatGTTTGGAAATTCgttgaaaaataagaaatcatGTTTGAATGTGGAAGTAATAACTATTAGTTTCTTAGTAAATGTGAAAAAACACATCTAAGATGTGAAACCAAACATGCATGTAATACCAGTTGTCATGATGGCAGATTTGATAGCAGAAGGAGACCATGAAGGATGCACAGCTTTGACCAAGGTTGCAATTCCAGTTACATGAGGACAAGACATAGAAGTTCCTGATACAATATTAAACTTCATTCCAGCTGAGGCTGGAGACCATGCTGCAAGGATGTTTAATCCGGGAGCTGTAACATCAGGCTACAATACAGCCAGAAATCGTTCAGGATTAAGTTAGAATAAAAAAGCATTTTATTAACTCAGTGGCGAATATACGAGAATAGTGCAGTTCGGATAAACTTTTCAACAAATACTtgaagaaaaatgagaaaagaaagtaaattggataaacttttcaacaaatacttaaagaaaaagaaagtaaaataaatcaaacttctctcGTAAGTTAATCAACATACACCGCATagattttttaacttttctaaAAGCTGAAGTACATAACTTGATTTTGACTTACAGAAaaagtttgattcattttacctc of Glycine soja cultivar W05 chromosome 1, ASM419377v2, whole genome shotgun sequence contains these proteins:
- the LOC114418858 gene encoding uncharacterized protein LOC114418858, producing the protein MHDSSPIQRFNHGPGTKARQPPIGIGSSWNRIQSCDTYRDSYYWLAMQDPRKKKNLTQKASLFQLQANGVKEDGQTSLSLKSRQKGSKRHLMTEVSPPFQKQEGSNSDSLPDSSAAGNEYRALRRKYMLLEDESFALGKEVREVEDEVKTLEDEKFALLDQLIVMEGLVDPTEKHS